The Dermacentor variabilis isolate Ectoservices chromosome 4, ASM5094787v1, whole genome shotgun sequence genome contains the following window.
CCTTTCAAATATGGTGTCGTATTTTTCTGATAGACAAAACATTCTAATCAAAAAAGCAGGTACATAGTTTTATTTTTATAAAAGAAATATTTGTGAGAAAAAATTATCTCAACCATTCAAAGTTGCAAATAATAATACAATAACATAAACACGCACGAGAGCAATAATTACTATAAAAACTCACAGAAAAGTTTCTTGCACCATTGAATTCTTCTCAAGTCTACCTTTCAGGATATGGAAATCCTACCTGCTGAAAGCAGTACTCTATAATTTTCTTGATACAGGGGCACAAGGGAAGCATCTAAAAAGTGAAACTATAGCCTGGAATATTGAGGATGCCCACTGGTGGCACCAGTCTATCACAGAAACTTGGCTTCTTTAAACCTGAAATGTGGCAGCCATTTATTGAGGGGAAGGGTGCCTTCCAGAAGACGGACTATTCCATCTTTGCTTACATGTTCTTCAGCATGATATGTTCATAAGTTGTGCCAGTAAAAGCACTTCTGTTGCTACTGCTTTTCTAAGACACCAGTACGAAAATATGCAATGCACTTCACAACCTAATCAACAGTAAGCATGGTGCAGCCTACTGGGCAGGGTTTCAACTGTGAATGTCTCACTTCTACCAACAAATATGTCTGCATATCTGACCCTCCTTAAGCCTAGTTCACTATGCTGCACATATACTGCCAGCGCACATTTGAAACTGAACAAGTGTTCCTACATTGCCAGACTAGCTTGTCAGAGCTTGAGTGTTTGGGTTCCTTTACTGCGTAACATTAGGCTGGTTCTCTGGGAGTTACATCATTCCTGAGGCAAACCAAGCTGCACATGTCTCAAACTCTGCAAATGTTTTTACAAAGTTCAACTTAAGTACTGTTCTATCACTACTGTTCTATTCACATTCACTGCATCACACTGCAGTCTCATGGGATGCATTCTGTAACAGTGGCACTTCAGATGCAGCAACATCAAAGTTTGGGTCACAGTCTAGATGCACAGTCACATTTGTTCGTGGTAAATAGCTGGGACCTGGCTGATCTGGTGCCATTCCACACATGTCCGGCATGTGGATGGCTGGAAGCTCTGCAGCGAAGTCCGGGAAAGAGTCTAGGTTGGGAAAATTTGGCTGCAGAACCACTTCATCAGGTGACACCTGAGACAGTGTGTCTGGAGTGTAGTAAGCGGAAATCTGGCTCTCAGTGTCTTCATCCATGAACAGAGGAAAGATGGCCGGTGGCGGCAGTATTTCCAGAGGTGGAGGCTCCAGGCCAATCTCGGCAGGATCAAAGATGATGGAGTCAGTACGAGCACAGACACTCCGGCAGCTCTCGAGGTTGAGGTTCTCCAGTATCTTGTTAAGGTGCTGTTGCTGCAACTTGTAGTTTTCACGTAACTTGTACAGGTGATGGGCACTGAACTTCCGAATCCTGTTGCGCTGAAACACGTAGTTCTCGCGAAGCCTGTCGATTTGGCCAATGCCATAGTCCCGCACCCTCTGTACCTAGAGCAGGAACAAGCATCAGTTCAGCTCAAAAGTTGGCATGCATTATTTCTACAGATCTTATCCTACTAAGCATATTTCAGTGCCACTGCACGCTAGCCACTGGTACTTTGCATGTCAAAAATGAAGTAGCATAATTTAAAACATTTCTTACCTGTGAATAGTAGTTATCCCTCATGTTCGTGATTTGTGCAGTGCCATAGTCGCAGAAGTCCCTCAGTCGATCTGTCTGTCCGGTGTAACTTTCCCTGATCTTCTCCATCTGCTGGGTACAGTTCTCCTTGATCCTAAGCACTTGACAGGCATAGTTGTCTCGAAGCCGCTCCAGCTGCTGGCATCGGTATTGCTCAAGACTTTCGAGCATGCGATAAAGCTGTCGTGCGCGCGGCGACTCTCCTATCATGCAGCACGGACACTCCACCCCAAATCTCCGTAGTATGGCACTGACTACCATGACCACCATTGTGATAAGCACAAAACCAAATGCTGTAGCACACCCCACAAGCACACTCACTATTTTGACATTCACCAGAAAGTCATAGTCTAGGGTGAGTCGTATGGCAACCATCTGGTGGCCTAGCACATTGGTGGCTGTGCACCGGTAATGACCACTGTCACCACGTTGGACCTCACGCACAAACAAGTCACCATTCTGAAGGAGCACAAACTTCGGGCAGTCGCCCCTGTCCACCCGTCCATTGAGAGAAGAATTTCCAACAGATGCGCCATATTCCGCTGTCCAGTTGAAGCGGTGCTTGTGCGGTGTGGTCCAGGTTATTGAAGGAGCAGGGCTTCCATCAACGCGGCATGAGAGCACAGCTGATGTAAACAACCTAAAATGTGCTTGGGTTGTGTGCTCAATCACTGTAGCCTTGCGGCAGACCATGTGCTTGTCCACAGCATCAAGCACTGTGACGTCAGTAAGGTTTGATGGCTTGGCACAAAGAGTGTTTGACGGTGACAAGAGGTGGGCCCGCACATTGTCACGTAGCCACAGTAGCAGCCAGTAAAGGCGGCAGTCGCAGAACCATGGATTGCCATTGAGACGAACCCGTTCTATTTGTAGCAGCTGGTCAAACAATCCAGATGGAAGAGTGGTGAAGTTGTTGAAACGCAAGTCCAGCTTGCGAACAGCTTTCAGTGGCGAGAAAGCATCACTCTGCACTGTCTCTAGGGCAGGGCAGTTGTTCATAAACACTTCTTCTGCACTTTCTAAGTCTGTAAAGACTGCCTTTGACAAGTGAGAGAGATTGTATAGGTGAGATGCATGTAGTTTGCGAATGTTATGCCCATGCTTAAATGGTTCATGAAGGCTTGTGATAGGGTTGTAGCTCATGTCCAGTACGTCCAGATTTGGCGTTGGTCGCAGTGTGCCAGTTTGTATGGTCATAATGTTATTGTGGCTAACATTAAGATACCGGAGAGAGTCAAGACCCTTCAGGCTTAAGAGCCCCACAGAACTGATTCTGTTGTAATCCACACGCAAGTGGACCAGATGGTGGAGTGACCAGAACACTACATTATTCAATGCTTGGATCTTGTTGTGCGACAGGTCAAGCACAGTCAAGTTGGAAAGGCCTTGGAACCATTCATGTTTGAGTTGGTCCAGATGGTTTCCAGAAAGGTTTAACACAGTAAGAGCTTCAAGAGCATCAAAACTATTTACATGGATGGCATAAATTACATTGTCACTTACATCCAGCTCTTGGAGAGAGACTAGCGTTTGAAAGCTATTAACATTTATTTCTTGTATAAGATTCTGGTGCAGATTGAGGTGTCTCAGGTAACTTGCATGTGTATAGTTTACAGGACTCAGCTCGCTTGAGTTAATTCTTCTGATCTTGTTCCGTGAAAGATCGAGTGATGCAACTTGAGGTGGGAGGTCTTTCGGCACAGCTCTGCGCAGCTGTCCCACGCAGAGGACACGTTGCGCTCCTGAAGAATCTGTTGAGCGGCACTTGCACATTTCAGGACAGTCGAGCGCGCCATCTTGGCCGACGGTGCTGTCACCTGAGCCAGCATCCGCGTGCGCCAGTCCGCAAGCGAGCACCGAAAGGCAGACGTAGAGTGCAACGCCTCCCGGTGGAAGCCTTACTTGCATTGTTTTTCACACCTGTAATCGGGAATAACAAGTAATCATCAGTTTCGTGTGCTGCGCACAACTATTGAGCTGTTACCGACTCACTCCGGTGTTGCCAGCACGGAGGGCCGATGTTTCTCGAGTCTGGCGCGTATGCGTATGCAACGCGCGTACGCTTTCTGAACTGCAGTGAAGATTTTCTGAGGCCATATCCGCACTGAATCGTTTCATCGGTACATATGAAGCGCTTTAGCAGCAAGGCACGTTTGACGCCAGGTCGTCATGAGCATAATTGTCGCGAAAGCATGAATTAGCAAGTCAGATATTTCGTTTAGGCGGCTTCTCGCTTTGAATAGTGTGTACCAGCTGCGTTTTTATTGTAAAGATCGCCGACATGGCAGGCGGGTGGGCGCTAACAGGGAACACATTAGGCCTAATGTTGACCGCGCTCGTGAACGTACGCACTAGAACGCAGCATTGAAGTATTGTCGCGCGCGCACGGCTCCGATGTCGATCAAAACGTTGTAGGCCGCGGTTTCCCTTCCCATTGCCTGGGTATTTCGAGGCGCAAGATGCCACAGGGCGCCGCGCTCCCGAGCGAGCGCGCCCGCCTTTTCGTGCAAGGCCAGCGGCCTCGATTGATTGTCGGCGTAACGAGAGAGCGAGGTTGCCGAGTGGCTCGATCGGGATTCTTACCGTCACGGGGTCAACGAGGACTGCCGCTCCCTTTAGCCTGGGCCGCTTTCCTCGCACCGTCGACCGACTGCGGATCATCGTTAACTACTGGTGACGCGACTGTGCGCCAAGAGCATCGTTTCCAAACGCGCCGAAGCGGCCAGAGGTCCCGCGACCGCCCTCGGCTCTCACGCGCTTCGCCTGCACTGCGTGCGCGCGGAGCGCCAACATGTCCGTCCGATCTTGCGGCGCTAGGGGCGAGGAGGTTGCCCCGCTGCCTTTCTCTTTCTATTTCCCCCTCTCCTATTCCTCTTCGCCGCGTTCTGTGCTTGTGCGGCGACCGGCATTGTTGCACGCCTGGGGCATCTCAATCGTTGGTCGTGTGGTGGCGTGGAATCGGCTGTCTTTGGTCGTGCGCACAGCGTCTGCTTCGTTCTGTGCAGCTTGCTAGGCGATAAGTTACTGCTTTGCCCAGCGATACCGCATGCATCCCTTCGCTGGGCGCTGGCAACAAAGGTTTATACACAAGAACAAATAGGAACGTGCTTGTTATCTGCAGACTTCACTCTCTCCTGACATCAGGCCTTTCAATCTAGTTTTGTCTTAAAACCCTTCCGCTGTCTGACTAAGTACTGCCGGAAGAAACATGGCATCTTGGTTAATCATGCAACACGCTCGCCAGTGGGTGTTAAGGTAATCTTGGTTTCGCTAAAAACTTCTCTTCGTTCTATGTCATGCAAGCGTTTTCGTTGCCTTGCAGCTGCTCAGTTGTGTACAGCTTCTAAGGGCCCGTATTTAAAACGTTCCTCCGTTCGTAGGTGGTCACGGCCCACAAGCATTTCAAACGCAGTTCGGTTGCGGATTGAACACATTCCAACGCGCGCGAAGTTGATCGATTGAGACAGCTGGTGTGCGGGTTGCAATGGGTAGTTTTCATTCAGTGCTGCTCGAAGTGCAGCAGTTAACGTATTAGCTGCGGTTGGTGGCTACGTGCGCTCGTTGGTTGCAGCTGAGTTTATCTCTGCAGGCCATTGGGAGGGCCGCCGGTTTCCGAGAGAAGGAGAGGGAGACGTGACTGTCGTCGCGCCGCATCTGGCGAGGACGGATGAAATAACCGTTTGTCCTTTTGACTCCTCCGGGCGGTCCCTACCTCTCGCCCTCGTTGTATCGCCGTGGCATAACGTGGCAGCGCTGCTGTGCCCCGCGGGGAGTACACGATGAGCCAACGAAGGCACACTTTAGGAATTTCTGGCGCTGTTATGAGCATTCTGCGCGCGTTTTCTTTTGGGTGCGCTCATGGGCAAACGGTTTTGCAATGCTCGCTTAACCCGATCGAGTCGGCTGGAACGTATGCCGTGCTCGTGGTTTCGTTGCAGGCGCGGCCAGACGTCATCGCCCGCGGCAGTACTCGTACTGTTCGAGGAGCGCACTGCCGGGTGTTGACGTCATTGTAGGCGACGTGTTGGGTATTTTTACGTGTTTTAGCTTTGAGGACAATGAACTTTCTGTTTCATAGGACAGCGGTTCGCTGACACCCGGCTACGACTGAAGCGAAAACTGAGAGTCCGTTGTCAGTCTCTCCTGCATGGTATTTCTCAGGAATTATGGGCGATAAAAGGCTGCCGAGTCACGGCACTTGTCTTACATCTGCGCTTCCCGATTAGTCGTTATCTGATGTGAAgggccaagaagaaaaaaaatcactgaggCTCGCAGCGGCTGATCTACAGCTCACGTTATCGTGTAGCATGGCCGTCTTgggcttttattttttgttatgttTTCAGCAGTGCGCTTAAAGTGCTGTGCTTCTGCATTCGTGGAAAACGACATGGAAGGCCGTGTGTGGACGATGGTGTGATGTGGAACAGTAGTCGTCGCGGCTAGTACAAATGTTGCGGTGTGCTGTATACACTCTGAGCAATCTCGCGGCACATATGGAAAAGAAATgcgtaaagaaatgaaaatgcGTGTGAAGAGGTTTGGGTCGGTTGTGCTTAACGTGCTAAAACACTATGAGAGACACCGTCGAGGGTGAGCTCCGGAATATTTTTGGCCAGGTGGCGTTACGACgcttttttacccgccgtggttgctcagtggctatggtgttgggctgctaagcaggtcgcgggatcgaatcccggccacggcggccgcatttcgatgggggcgaaatgcgaaaacacccgtgtgcttagatttaggtgcacgttaaagaaccccaggtggtcaaaatttccggagtcctccactacggcgtgcctcataatcagaaagtggttttggcacgtaaaaccccaaatattattattattacgacgcTTTCATTTATCATCCCAGTGTCACCGGCCGCTAGGGATGCAAATAATATTAAAGAAAAGAAcgtatggggtttcacgtgccaaagccacgtgtctgattataaggcacgtgcacttaaatctaaacgtacgggtgttttcgcatttccccccgatcaaaatgcgaccgccgtggccagtTAAACCAACGACTCGGCCTTTGCCGTTTGCCGGAGCGCTCACGCCAAGCTTTGCTGCGCTGGACCTCCGGAATCTTCGCACTTCGATGGCAAGCATTCTGGCTTCTACGGAGCGTGCGCGCTTGGACGTTTTCACATTTAGTGCACTCTCGCCTCGGGATAAGCAATCGCCGATGTGACAGTGAAATGTTTGTCTCATCTCTCCCATTTTGCTTCCACCGCTAGCAGGGCTTCGTGTTCCGGCGCTTCTGACTGTACAAAGCTTCACCGCAAGGTGCCAATAGAGTTCTAAAGCGTTTAGGTTTCACTGGGAACTAaccgttttcgtgggccgatctcgaagattgTGCAATCTGACACAGCGGTGAAAACAGCGCGGTAGTAAGGGTTCCTCGCATGCTTCCCTCGTGATAGCTTGCGTTTTGAGTCGAGTCCTCAAGTTTCTGACGCTGCACGGGGTTGCGAACTGGTCCTTCGGCAAGTGGCGCTAGAGACAGTGAACTCCCGCCTTCTGGGGGCTAGGCACGGTGGTACGGGGAGCGCCACCCATAACCCATAGGGCAACGTAGTGCCACAAGTAATCACCTTGATAGTAACTGTCGTTGGTTCCTCATAAgtttttttaacgcgcacccaacgCGCGGTACACGACCGctcttgcattttgccctcattgAAGTGCAGCCCCGCCTTCGtaaaccgaacccgcgacctcgtgctcaaaaGCAGAAGGCCATGGCCGCTGCCAGAGAATGCTCGTGCACTATGTTTAGCCGGTACGTCAGAGAACCCCAGTTAACACAGCTCATGTGACGCGAGCTGTGTTAATAGCAATCTCTTGTCGTGTGCTGCAGTTCGTGGTAGCTGCTCATGCTTTCACTGCTTCTGTTGATAGTCGCGCAAATATTTATTGACCGTTTGCGCGATAATAATTTAATTGCGAGTCGGTGCTTGTGTTGTCTGCGCTTCTGTTGTcattgtttgtgtgcgtgtgtgtgtttttaagTTCCCATTGCCCTGAATACTTACCGAAAACTCGCTCAACCTTCCATCTTCCGTACTACAGCTGATTATGCGAGCAGTGTTCTTACACTGCTCGCATAATGCGATTCTCGCAGTCgcgcgcccgttcctgcggggCAGTTTTCCGCTACCGAAGGAACGAGTCTAGTGGTGCCCTGTCGCTACGTTGGTTTCGCCAATATCACCTTGTGACCTATCGCCCGAGATGCAAGTGAGCAGGTCACGCAGGAAGTGAACGACGTCGTGAGCGGGGAGAGTCGTGCCGTTCAATCTTCGGGGTCGACTGATTGCACGGGCGGACGAGTGACAGCTCCGTCGGCCCGTCGCGAGCCTCACTTAGCCTCCGCGCACCTCTGACGGATGTGTTGTGCACTCATCAGCCGCCTTAGCGGGGACGTGAGGAGTCGCGCAGAGCCCATTAGCGACCGTATCTGCCGCTGCTGTTTGTGAGGCGTTGGCGCGCCATTTCTTTCACGGTGTTTACTGCGCCATGTGTGGTCTCTCTCGCATTGCAGCACCGTGCGCGTTTAAATTTCGACGTGAAACGACTTTACAGAGGCTCAAAAGGGGGGTCGCTTGCTGAAACCGATGTAACGGAAACATGCTATCGCATTATCGCTTATATTTTTGCAACCGCACTACCCCCGCATTTTCTTATTCTAGTGCCCAAGCGCACTCTCCAAGACAAGCGAACActacgaatagggagcgagcacgattTCAGGATTAGACCGTAAGACTCCCACTAACTGTAACAAAAGTTAGGcatgtaagctttctaatgcgtgaGTAAATGTGATTTGTGCATTTCGTAACGTCATTTCTCTACTCTAAGGTTCATGCATCATCGTTTGCAGCGCGCGCGCGAGGCGTTTCGCGCGCCGCACTACGGCTACGTCCTTGCCACAGCCTATCTTACTTCTTTCGTGCTGTCTTACGGCGTGGACACTCCCGGGGGAAAAATGATAAAGGAAATGGCAGTATTTGCGTCTGACGCTAATTTCGGCAGCGAAAAAAAGTTAAGCAGAACAAAATCGTAGTTCGCGTTTCCAGGAATCTTGAACAGGCGCGATTTTCGCACTGGGCGATTAGGGCGGATACTAGAGCGCTTCGATTGATCTACGGTGTACGTGCGCCTTCAATAAGGTGCCCTGTAGAAGGACTGTAGCGGGCTGACTTGCTCGTAACCCTTCGTGGCAGTGTAAGAGCAGCATATCCGGAACTCGCGAAGCATCGATACGCCAAGCaagcagggagaaaaaaaaagtgggagaAGCGTAGCGGGTGACGGGGGCCAAGTGCATTAAGTAAAGTGCGAGCCCGCTATTGATCGGTGGGATGTGAGCACCCGAGTTGTTTGCGTGCGTGCGGTCTTTTTCCGCCGAGGTGCGTCTTACTTCGAGGGCGCACCTGCAGTTTGCGCTTTCttgcgagtgtgtgtgtggtcGAGCCCACACGCCTCGTTCGCTTGGCTTCGCCGGCAAGAGCTGATCACGCTGTCTATAGGGAAGGGCCGCTGCGATGTCATGAAGGTGCCCAAGAAACGCGAAAGAGAATAGGCGCTGTTTTAGGAGCACTTTGCAGAGTGTTCGGCACAGTTATTGCTTATCACAGGATCCGCATCTTTCAAGGTGGTCGAAatgtccggagtcccccactacggcgtgcctcataatcagaaagtggttttggcgcgtaaaaccgcaTACTTGTCAGGGTAGCCACGTTATCGCTTTGGCGTCGGTTCTGAACCTAGTGTCTATAAATGTGGatcgataaaaaaaaagtgcagcatgcGAAGCGTGGCAATCGTTCTCTCGAATCGACGTGTTTCGATCGGCGCCGTCTGCACATTGCATCAGAGGTAGCGGGTGCGCCCAGCATTGCACTGCTACCGAGAACAGCATCCCTGCGGATGCGGGAGGAATTAAAATGCGAGCTGTGTGGCGGCGCGCCCGCAGAGCTTGCCCCCTCTAACGCACCGCACCGACTGCAGCAACAACACGATTATACTGAATACCTAGCCATTACGTAGCTGAGTTCTAGTACTTCGTGGGAACATCTGGTTTTCGTTTCTCCCCGTTTACTGCTCGTTTGCTCGCGCTATCTTGATGTGGCCTTTTCGGTCTTGACCCGTAACGCCCGCCCTCTCGGCACGCGAGAAGACGGCGTGAGTGCGCGTGTCTGTCTCCGCCAAGCTTTAGTttgcgttttaacgcgacagcgttaagggccccccATGTTGCGGAAAATCCCGCGTCCAGCGTCGtgcgtcgtttcggcaaaaaggagtttcgaaccacgcatacccagggCCTCGATGTGatgcaaggaagttactgaaatgCAGTGTAATTTATCAAgttaaaatacgtagaaaaatggTAAAGTACGatttgcacacaacctacagacatgatagcgtcggagtttGTTTTGAATatgccagaaaacataattctattatGCGGAAACgccaaacacaaaccccttttcagAGCGGTGCGGCCCGCTCAGTTCCCTGCAACAGCACCATCGCGCCCGCCTCCGCAAGaaagctgcagttgtcgggaagcgtgacaagcagacagggatctttgaaatctatcgcgttccactcttaaaggcggagcttaaagggactgacaactggtcAGAATGTgttgagacgttgatggaaatgtaATGAcgatgatttatagtgatagaattcAGCACGCTGTTTGCGATTTAATTAGTAAttgtaattttaaattggcaaagaaagtctgaaaaaccagtaagtggcgaggcctggcggtgaaatcttgataTTTCGGATGTATTCTATGAGATTgctgtacgtaagtcgactgtcATTAAGTACATGATGATTGCTTAAAATTGCGGTTGATACATTTTACACTCGTGCATTATTTTATGCTTCGGAAGTAAAAAACGCACGTGTGGCTACAACACGCTTGAACTCCGTGTCACGTGTAAAATGGGTCGTTTCGTTTTCGACCCGATTGGTTTcattttgactggttaaataccaaagcagtcggacaggaaaccacgaaaacacgtagctGTTATCGCAAAAATCATTTAAGAAATTGGAAAACAATAGTCGCAGGAAcgtcgacttgataaacaaaatcataGTTTATTACAGCACGGCCacgcttgtcgtctgcctcccactaataccagcgtataatcgctatcgcattCACTTATCACCGTTTTCatcatgcttccagtgaacggctacatcctcactgcagatcgaaaaattctgataaaaaatttCTTCCACGGAGTTTTCCGCGTTAGCATGATTTCACGATTTGACACTCTGACCGGGAAGCTTTCcattgcgctaaaaaaaaaaaagataccatgCAAATTGGTTGTCAGCccctttaagcgtcctccaaaaaattttttttaatatctttCGTTATTGTACTGCTGAGCGCGACCCCCATGGCGGGTTCGATACTctgtcgcggcggccgcattccagtgAGGGAGGAATTTGTCTCGTTCGTCGAGTTTGGGAAAGCGCCCAAGAAACTGCTGCCACCAATGCGCGCGCGGTGCGCCTTCGTCCTCGAGGAAAGCGACGGCGGCTGTGcgcatggcagcgcccggcgcGAATCGCTTTCGCGAGGCTTATTTCATCGTTGTTTTATACGATGCGTAGACGTACG
Protein-coding sequences here:
- the LOC142578846 gene encoding uncharacterized protein LOC142578846 isoform X1 encodes the protein MQVRLPPGGVALYVCLSVLACGLAHADAGSGDSTVGQDGALDCPEMCKCRSTDSSGAQRVLCVGQLRRAVPKDLPPQVASLDLSRNKIRRINSSELSPVNYTHASYLRHLNLHQNLIQEINVNSFQTLVSLQELDVSDNVIYAIHVNSFDALEALTVLNLSGNHLDQLKHEWFQGLSNLTVLDLSHNKIQALNNVVFWSLHHLVHLRVDYNRISSVGLLSLKGLDSLRYLNVSHNNIMTIQTGTLRPTPNLDVLDMSYNPITSLHEPFKHGHNIRKLHASHLYNLSHLSKAVFTDLESAEEVFMNNCPALETVQSDAFSPLKAVRKLDLRFNNFTTLPSGLFDQLLQIERVRLNGNPWFCDCRLYWLLLWLRDNVRAHLLSPSNTLCAKPSNLTDVTVLDAVDKHMVCRKATVIEHTTQAHFRLFTSAVLSCRVDGSPAPSITWTTPHKHRFNWTAEYGASVGNSSLNGRVDRGDCPKFVLLQNGDLFVREVQRGDSGHYRCTATNVLGHQMVAIRLTLDYDFLVNVKIVSVLVGCATAFGFVLITMVVMVVSAILRRFGVECPCCMIGESPRARQLYRMLESLEQYRCQQLERLRDNYACQVLRIKENCTQQMEKIRESYTGQTDRLRDFCDYGTAQITNMRDNYYSQVQRVRDYGIGQIDRLRENYVFQRNRIRKFSAHHLYKLRENYKLQQQHLNKILENLNLESCRSVCARTDSIIFDPAEIGLEPPPLEILPPPAIFPLFMDEDTESQISAYYTPDTLSQVSPDEVVLQPNFPNLDSFPDFAAELPAIHMPDMCGMAPDQPGPSYLPRTNVTVHLDCDPNFDVAASEVPLLQNASHETAV
- the LOC142578846 gene encoding uncharacterized protein LOC142578846 isoform X2, whose amino-acid sequence is MQVRLPPGGVALYVCLSVLACGLAHADAGSGDSTVGQDGALDCPEMCKCRSTDSSGAQRVLCVGQLRRAVPKDLPPQVASLDLSRNKIRRINSSELSPVNYTHASYLRHLNLHQNLIQEINVNSFQTLVSLQELDVSDNVIYAIHVNSFDALEALTVLNLSGNHLDQLKHEWFQGLSNLTVLDLSHNKIQALNNVVFWSLHHLVHLRVDYNRISSVGLLSLKGLDSLRYLNVSHNNIMTIQTGTLRPTPNLDVLDMSYNPITSLHEPFKHGHNIRKLHASHLYNLSHLSKAVFTDLESAEEVFMNNCPALETVQSDAFSPLKAVRKLDLRFNNFTTLPSGLFDQLLQIERVRLNGNPWFCDCRLYWLLLWLRDNVRAHLLSPSNTLCAKPSNLTDVTVLDAVDKHMVCRKATVIEHTTQAHFRLFTSAVLSCRVDGSPAPSITWTTPHKHRFNWTAEYGASVGNSSLNGRVDRGDCPKFVLLQNGDLFVREVQRGDSGHYRCTATNVLGHQMVAIRLTLDYDFLVNVKIVSVLVGCATAFGFVLITMVVMVVSAILRRFGVECPCCMIGESPRARQLYRMLESLEQYRCQQLERLRDNYACQVLRIKENCTQQMEKIRESYTGQTDRLRDFCDYGTAQITNMRDNYYSQHARSCPTIYNLTRVRDPCTCHHAKRERTVSECHSAHWQQVQQNVAFPLWLMVW